The following are encoded together in the Pseudoalteromonas piscicida genome:
- a CDS encoding GlxA family transcriptional regulator, whose protein sequence is MKVILLCPEHVFASALTGVIDILNVANKVAGKTVFCWKTVALSGQKSVMSSQGLEFVCHAEFSALADADVVIWLGSQFSSEPLLWQQCQQVKAQLNKHGIEFHPATYQLAGCCGTAFLATAGLLDQKQFTCSWWLTPFFTRYYPVLKPNSQKVTEQSGMVYTAGAAHSYLHLMLRFITDVLGSEVAKTIAAWLAIPNEQASQNEFVQLSGFLQHRDAQLLKAQHHISDNLDVSHSLHSLAKQACMSERTLIRRFKQHTSMTPFEYVRLARLVRTKQLLHSTNMSVEQIANQVGYQDSQALAKQYKKHYNQSLNRVRGS, encoded by the coding sequence ATGAAAGTGATTTTGCTATGTCCTGAACATGTATTTGCGAGTGCATTAACTGGCGTGATTGATATTTTGAATGTGGCAAATAAAGTCGCTGGTAAGACGGTGTTTTGCTGGAAGACGGTTGCACTTTCTGGGCAAAAGTCGGTGATGAGTAGTCAAGGCTTAGAATTTGTTTGTCATGCTGAATTTAGCGCATTGGCTGATGCTGATGTCGTTATCTGGCTCGGCAGCCAGTTTTCGTCAGAGCCTTTGTTGTGGCAACAATGCCAACAGGTCAAAGCACAATTAAACAAGCATGGTATTGAATTTCATCCCGCGACTTATCAACTTGCCGGATGTTGCGGTACCGCATTTTTAGCCACAGCAGGATTGTTAGATCAAAAACAATTTACATGTAGCTGGTGGCTTACGCCCTTTTTTACACGATATTATCCCGTTTTAAAGCCCAACAGCCAAAAGGTAACGGAGCAAAGCGGCATGGTGTATACCGCGGGCGCGGCTCATAGTTACTTGCACTTGATGCTGCGGTTTATTACCGACGTGCTGGGTTCAGAAGTAGCAAAAACAATTGCCGCGTGGCTGGCGATACCAAACGAGCAAGCGAGTCAAAATGAGTTTGTGCAGCTCAGTGGCTTTTTACAACATAGAGATGCGCAATTGCTCAAAGCACAGCATCATATTAGTGATAATCTAGATGTTTCGCATAGCTTACATAGCCTTGCGAAACAGGCTTGTATGTCAGAACGCACGCTAATTCGACGTTTTAAACAGCACACGAGTATGACACCTTTTGAGTATGTGCGACTTGCGCGACTCGTTCGCACCAAACAGCTATTGCATAGCACCAATATGAGTGTGGAGCAGATAGCCAATCAGGTTGGCTACCAAGACAGTCAGGCTTTAGCGAAGCAATACAAAAAGCACTATAACCAATCGCTTAATCGAGTGAGAGGGTCGTAA
- a CDS encoding CreA family protein, with protein sequence MKKLIFALLASCTLLGCSDSEVGDVSLGLFTLKDIKLDSMVDPVVTGVTCHVASVEDNLSFSDPSDSSISCRQTSEITPAMLANIDKSDSGEVVFKKSKSVFFKSMKVRRIFDAKNQTLMYLAYTTKETSGSFKHSLSTVPLWGTQAYQSGKAN encoded by the coding sequence ATGAAAAAGCTGATATTTGCATTGTTGGCATCTTGTACGTTACTTGGTTGCTCTGACAGTGAGGTTGGTGATGTATCTCTCGGTCTATTTACGCTCAAAGATATAAAATTAGACTCGATGGTTGATCCCGTTGTAACGGGTGTGACCTGCCATGTGGCGAGTGTTGAAGATAACTTGAGCTTTTCGGACCCTAGCGATAGCTCTATTTCTTGCCGTCAAACGAGTGAAATAACACCTGCAATGCTAGCGAATATAGATAAAAGTGATTCTGGTGAAGTGGTATTTAAAAAATCAAAAAGTGTGTTTTTTAAATCAATGAAAGTGAGAAGGATCTTTGATGCAAAAAACCAAACCTTGATGTACTTAGCTTACACCACAAAAGAAACCTCTGGTAGCTTTAAGCATAGCCTATCAACAGTGCCATTATGGGGGACTCAGGCTTACCAAAGTGGTAAAGCCAATTAA
- a CDS encoding MmcQ/YjbR family DNA-binding protein, protein MDHKQVHDYLLAKPYTSVSQPFGEGVDVYKVKDKMFATLALGKMGKEEDEHPHWRVNLKCDPDEAQALRDIFSAVLPGYHMNKKLWNTVVLDGSIPTGELERMMDNSFRLVVEKMPKKQQGIILAQHQ, encoded by the coding sequence ATGGATCATAAACAAGTACACGACTACTTGCTTGCAAAACCCTATACCAGTGTAAGTCAGCCTTTTGGTGAAGGCGTTGATGTATATAAAGTGAAGGACAAAATGTTTGCGACGTTGGCGCTTGGTAAAATGGGTAAAGAAGAAGACGAGCATCCCCATTGGCGCGTAAATCTCAAATGCGATCCTGACGAAGCGCAAGCGCTGCGAGATATTTTTAGTGCGGTGTTACCGGGTTACCACATGAATAAAAAGCTCTGGAACACGGTGGTGCTCGATGGCTCCATTCCAACTGGAGAACTTGAGCGGATGATGGATAACTCATTTCGCCTTGTAGTCGAAAAAATGCCGAAAAAGCAGCAGGGGATTATCCTTGCGCAGCATCAATAG
- a CDS encoding serine hydrolase domain-containing protein has translation MSKLLYCAIFCSSLLSQTSFATDSAQNQVQQVAQNLLPRVQLEGQKYKPVDLQTRLQETHLPGLSLAVIKDGKVVWAEGFGIADKKQHRKVTTETLFQAGSISKPVAALAVLKLAQDGKVDLDADVNQYLTSWKVPTNEFTKANPVTLRQLMTHTSGLTQHGFPGYVRGSKIPTDVEVLMGKGNTDIVTVDTLPGKAWRYSGGGYTVMELLVADVTKMPFEEYVQQAILTPLGMHNSTYAQPLPKTLWSKASAAFDDKGEQVEGDWHVYPEQAAAGLWTTPVDLAKYIMAVQQAYAGNTVGPITPKLAKQMLEVHHDVWGLGPEIEEREQGLIFTHGGKNKGFSNRFEAYVEKGEGMVLMSNGDSASTVFGELRIAISEYYGWDFLRSKKITAITLSEARAKQLEGLYAYDKDHQFKMKITREGTRFNVLDMARDNLMAFVATEEDTLIELEGGADVTIETNDKGEISAVIWRGLYRFERI, from the coding sequence ATGTCGAAACTATTGTACTGCGCCATATTTTGCTCGTCTTTGCTAAGTCAGACATCCTTCGCCACTGACTCGGCTCAAAATCAAGTTCAACAAGTTGCACAAAATCTTTTACCTAGAGTGCAATTGGAAGGCCAAAAATATAAACCTGTAGATTTGCAGACGCGTCTTCAAGAAACGCATTTGCCGGGCTTAAGCCTTGCCGTGATCAAAGATGGTAAAGTGGTGTGGGCTGAGGGTTTTGGCATTGCAGATAAAAAGCAACATCGTAAAGTGACCACTGAAACGCTGTTTCAGGCAGGGTCAATTAGTAAGCCCGTTGCAGCGCTTGCGGTATTAAAGTTAGCGCAAGATGGTAAAGTTGATTTAGATGCTGACGTTAATCAATATCTCACCTCTTGGAAAGTACCAACGAACGAATTTACCAAAGCCAATCCTGTTACTTTGAGGCAGTTAATGACTCACACCTCGGGGCTCACTCAACATGGTTTTCCGGGCTACGTGCGTGGTAGTAAAATTCCAACGGATGTTGAAGTCTTAATGGGTAAAGGCAATACCGACATAGTGACGGTTGACACTTTGCCAGGTAAAGCTTGGCGCTATTCTGGCGGTGGCTACACCGTAATGGAATTGCTCGTAGCAGATGTGACAAAAATGCCGTTTGAAGAGTATGTCCAGCAGGCAATTTTAACTCCGCTAGGGATGCACAACAGCACCTATGCGCAACCGCTACCGAAAACGTTATGGTCAAAAGCCAGTGCTGCGTTTGACGATAAAGGCGAGCAAGTCGAGGGGGACTGGCATGTTTATCCAGAACAAGCCGCGGCTGGCCTTTGGACCACTCCGGTGGATCTCGCTAAATATATTATGGCTGTACAACAAGCGTATGCTGGCAATACCGTGGGGCCCATCACGCCTAAGCTGGCGAAGCAAATGCTTGAAGTTCATCATGACGTATGGGGCTTGGGACCAGAGATTGAAGAGCGTGAACAAGGGCTTATCTTCACCCACGGTGGTAAAAATAAAGGCTTTAGCAACCGTTTTGAAGCATATGTAGAAAAGGGAGAGGGTATGGTGTTGATGTCGAATGGCGACTCAGCAAGTACTGTGTTCGGTGAGCTTCGCATTGCCATCAGCGAATATTACGGCTGGGATTTTCTACGCAGTAAAAAGATAACTGCGATTACATTATCTGAAGCACGCGCAAAGCAATTGGAAGGTCTGTATGCTTATGATAAAGATCATCAGTTTAAAATGAAAATCACCCGAGAGGGGACGCGATTTAACGTCTTAGATATGGCCCGCGATAATCTGATGGCGTTTGTTGCCACAGAGGAAGACACTCTGATTGAGCTTGAAGGGGGCGCGGATGTCACCATTGAAACGAATGACAAAGGTGAGATCAGCGCGGTGATTTGGCGTGGCCTATATCGTTTTGAGCGGATTTAG
- a CDS encoding LysR family transcriptional regulator, translated as MIEFSAMEFYHLRSFVAVAEAQNLTAAAKRLYTTPPAISAHIKALEEELNTQLFHRSSKGMQLTEQGKILLDKAKLTLASANDLMHTAAQAKTVLTGEFRLGLNHPIGTSSELDTLIKTLNQHFPSLSFSLELLSSGVIVDKLSDGLLDGGVIYGEVPAHFSAVPLTEVAVTTAYPASWPMPSHKAELAQMTWIRMGKGCPFDKQLDQQLSEVNAVNINAADERSRLALVKAGLGVSFIEANAITEQELEVALSSLLDFSLPVHFVVANQALTEPKVNAVYQVVCASIDAAQG; from the coding sequence GTGATTGAGTTTAGTGCAATGGAGTTTTACCATTTAAGGTCGTTTGTTGCGGTTGCAGAAGCCCAAAATCTAACAGCAGCAGCGAAACGACTGTACACCACACCACCGGCTATCAGCGCCCATATCAAAGCGCTTGAAGAAGAACTCAATACCCAGTTGTTTCACCGTTCCAGTAAAGGGATGCAGCTCACAGAACAAGGTAAGATCTTGCTAGACAAAGCTAAGTTAACGCTTGCAAGTGCAAATGATTTAATGCACACCGCAGCGCAAGCCAAAACAGTGCTCACTGGCGAGTTCAGACTTGGCTTGAACCACCCTATTGGCACCTCGAGCGAGCTTGACACACTGATAAAAACCCTCAACCAGCACTTTCCAAGTCTTTCTTTTTCGCTGGAATTACTCTCAAGTGGTGTCATCGTCGACAAACTCAGTGATGGCCTCCTTGATGGTGGAGTTATTTATGGCGAAGTACCTGCACATTTTAGCGCTGTACCGCTCACAGAAGTTGCGGTTACCACCGCTTATCCTGCATCTTGGCCCATGCCATCACATAAAGCCGAATTGGCACAGATGACGTGGATACGTATGGGAAAAGGCTGTCCTTTTGATAAGCAACTTGATCAACAGCTAAGTGAAGTAAACGCGGTAAATATTAATGCTGCGGATGAGCGCTCCCGCTTGGCTTTAGTTAAGGCAGGGCTCGGCGTGAGTTTTATTGAAGCCAACGCCATTACAGAACAAGAATTAGAGGTTGCCTTGTCTAGTTTGCTAGACTTTTCGCTCCCCGTACATTTTGTCGTGGCAAATCAAGCGCTCACAGAGCCTAAAGTGAACGCCGTGTACCAAGTCGTTTGTGCATCTATTGATGCTGCGCAAGGATAA
- a CDS encoding TonB-dependent receptor — MSKLHPSLVALAVSSSFFVVSQSKAEESKIQEKSIERIQVTATRRTGTVQEAPLNITAVDSDVMSDQNIGDLEDVARWVPGLTITEQGGREGSPIIVRGLNTNSSERASDSGTVATYLGEIPINVDLRLTDIERVEVLIGPQGTLYGAGTLGGAIRTMLKAPVLDVIEGKLSGDLFSINESDSYGHEVGAVFNMPVVMDELAIRASVNRYHNPGFMDYSYVVKQAGVSNPDPDWSNAEDVKANINAVADANDETITTTRVSLRWLVSENIDTTLNYFHQKQENGANSISQYQSLAAQHPLADTIKPYESAYRVLEPNEQEDDLLSLEINADLAFADLISASGWSSKEQQGQRDQTDLLYDIWPGYADFPSFTALTKDTTDQDTFTQEIRLVSKGDDALNWIAGVYYSKQEISSDDREYTPGLTEFWGDEIDNVEQDLEYIALTNATSKESALFGEIGYAFSDDFNITVGARFYRYDVKTESAAETPLYSGGLPSLEQISFEQVSAKDNGSLFKFNANYTWQDGLLTYFTVSEGFRLGGGNGLESCPETLPEQQIICALPHELSYKPDTTTNYELGLKSTWLNNKLHFNAALFSVDWEDAQISSVTVNGQEIITSNAGSANSSGIELSTRAILNDQWTVYATYSYAKAQLTDDAPALFAVFKEGDYRAEEIALYQPYYDGTDGDRLPGAPKQQFSFGLSYEQEVFDDKMLNVNYGITAQSDVYTKVGLKADGEVLPGFALSNLSAKLSSEQWAVTFYVDNLFDKFAFTSVRRDKSWAGEAKFAALNKALPEQQRVYGHYVTTPRTVGVKLNYQFEL, encoded by the coding sequence ATGAGTAAGCTCCATCCAAGCTTAGTCGCACTAGCTGTTAGTTCGAGCTTTTTTGTTGTTAGTCAATCAAAAGCAGAAGAAAGTAAAATTCAAGAAAAGTCAATTGAACGAATTCAAGTAACAGCCACTCGACGCACAGGTACAGTTCAAGAAGCACCATTAAACATTACTGCCGTCGACAGCGATGTCATGAGCGACCAAAATATTGGCGATCTTGAAGATGTAGCGAGATGGGTTCCGGGTCTGACAATCACAGAGCAAGGTGGCCGCGAGGGCTCACCTATTATTGTTCGAGGCTTGAATACTAATTCGTCGGAACGTGCTTCTGACTCAGGAACCGTGGCAACTTACCTCGGCGAAATCCCAATCAATGTCGATTTGCGACTAACCGATATCGAACGTGTAGAAGTCTTGATTGGACCGCAGGGTACGCTATACGGTGCAGGCACGCTAGGTGGTGCGATTAGAACTATGCTTAAAGCGCCAGTGCTTGACGTTATTGAGGGTAAACTCAGTGGTGACTTATTCAGTATCAATGAAAGTGACAGTTACGGTCATGAAGTGGGTGCTGTCTTCAATATGCCTGTAGTGATGGATGAATTAGCCATTCGTGCGAGCGTTAACCGCTATCACAACCCCGGCTTTATGGATTACAGTTATGTGGTTAAGCAAGCTGGCGTTTCAAACCCAGATCCTGATTGGTCCAATGCTGAGGATGTAAAAGCAAACATCAACGCAGTTGCGGATGCAAATGATGAGACCATTACGACCACACGGGTTTCTCTACGTTGGTTGGTGAGTGAGAATATCGATACCACGCTGAACTATTTTCACCAGAAGCAAGAAAATGGCGCTAACTCAATTTCACAATATCAAAGCCTTGCAGCACAGCACCCGCTTGCCGATACGATCAAACCATACGAGTCAGCCTACCGCGTGCTTGAACCTAACGAACAAGAAGACGACCTGCTTAGCCTTGAAATCAACGCCGATTTAGCGTTTGCTGATTTAATTTCGGCATCCGGTTGGTCAAGTAAAGAACAACAAGGCCAACGAGATCAAACCGATCTACTCTATGATATTTGGCCGGGTTATGCCGATTTTCCTAGTTTCACCGCGTTGACCAAAGACACCACAGATCAAGACACTTTTACCCAAGAGATCCGTTTAGTCTCTAAAGGGGATGACGCGCTAAATTGGATTGCTGGGGTATACTACAGTAAACAAGAAATTAGCTCGGACGATAGAGAGTACACGCCAGGACTCACGGAGTTTTGGGGCGATGAAATCGACAATGTTGAGCAAGACCTTGAGTATATTGCACTTACCAATGCCACCAGCAAAGAGTCAGCATTGTTTGGCGAAATTGGCTATGCATTTTCAGATGATTTTAATATCACAGTGGGCGCTCGTTTCTATCGCTATGATGTTAAAACTGAGTCAGCGGCAGAAACCCCGCTCTATTCTGGTGGCCTGCCAAGCCTCGAACAAATTTCATTTGAACAAGTCAGTGCCAAAGACAATGGTAGTTTGTTTAAGTTTAATGCCAATTACACTTGGCAAGATGGACTGCTGACGTACTTCACGGTCAGTGAAGGATTTAGGTTAGGCGGTGGCAACGGTTTGGAGTCGTGCCCAGAAACACTACCTGAGCAACAGATCATCTGTGCACTGCCGCATGAGCTTAGCTATAAACCAGATACCACCACTAACTATGAGCTGGGATTAAAATCTACATGGCTGAATAACAAGCTGCATTTTAATGCCGCATTATTCAGTGTTGATTGGGAAGATGCACAGATCTCATCTGTGACGGTAAACGGCCAAGAGATCATTACCTCTAATGCAGGATCTGCGAACTCTAGTGGGATTGAGTTGTCAACCCGCGCTATATTGAACGACCAGTGGACGGTGTACGCCACCTATTCTTATGCAAAAGCACAGTTGACTGATGATGCACCTGCCCTGTTTGCGGTATTCAAAGAAGGTGACTATCGCGCTGAAGAAATCGCGCTTTATCAGCCGTACTATGACGGTACAGATGGCGACCGCTTACCTGGCGCCCCAAAACAGCAGTTCTCATTCGGCTTAAGCTACGAGCAAGAGGTGTTCGACGATAAAATGCTTAACGTTAATTACGGAATAACAGCGCAAAGTGACGTATACACTAAAGTCGGACTCAAAGCTGACGGAGAGGTATTACCAGGATTTGCCTTGTCTAACCTCAGTGCAAAGCTTTCAAGCGAGCAATGGGCCGTCACTTTTTATGTCGACAACCTGTTTGACAAATTTGCTTTCACCTCGGTAAGGCGCGACAAATCTTGGGCTGGTGAAGCTAAATTCGCGGCGTTAAACAAAGCCTTGCCAGAGCAACAGCGTGTGTACGGACACTATGTCACAACACCTCGTACCGTTGGGGTCAAGCTTAACTACCAGTTTGAGTTATAA
- a CDS encoding YqaA family protein, producing the protein MALTAELKQKTKRLVESKNMLKGITVASFLESTIVPIPLEAVMVPLMQARREKLWLIALMATVGCVIGALFGYALGYYLFDAVGDSVIELLSSPSQFEQVKAQMQSQGFWFVLTLGIAPVPFQVAMLAAGATKFSLLQFLIATCIARSLRYFGLAAVVYFAGDQAEKLIKKHKIKAVILTTAIVILAWWIASR; encoded by the coding sequence ATGGCGTTAACGGCTGAATTGAAGCAGAAGACCAAGCGATTAGTGGAATCAAAAAATATGCTCAAAGGGATCACGGTTGCCTCTTTTTTAGAGTCAACCATAGTGCCTATTCCGCTTGAAGCCGTGATGGTGCCGCTTATGCAAGCAAGGCGAGAAAAGCTATGGCTAATTGCGTTAATGGCGACGGTTGGATGTGTGATTGGTGCCTTATTTGGTTATGCGTTGGGTTACTATTTATTTGATGCAGTGGGGGATTCCGTTATTGAGCTGCTGTCGAGTCCGTCTCAGTTTGAGCAAGTGAAAGCGCAGATGCAAAGTCAGGGATTTTGGTTTGTGTTGACCTTAGGTATTGCGCCAGTACCTTTTCAGGTTGCCATGTTAGCAGCAGGCGCTACAAAATTCTCACTATTACAATTTCTAATTGCAACTTGTATTGCCCGTTCACTACGCTATTTTGGCTTGGCGGCGGTCGTTTACTTTGCTGGTGATCAGGCTGAAAAGCTAATTAAAAAACATAAAATAAAAGCCGTTATTCTCACAACGGCAATTGTGATACTCGCATGGTGGATAGCTAGTCGCTAG
- a CDS encoding tetratricopeptide repeat-containing sulfotransferase family protein encodes MTSYNQIQSYIQQRQFQAAHQALVARINTNANDHHAYALLAELNITLGNLSKALKIYDKCLSLFPCALYSLSAAKLALFTQAPLAAKRYILHLLGNTQLSGSEHDTLANILLRLNQYTDAGWHFNHAYTCSPHSPEIALNYAMHLKMSGELAQARTLLASLVQTNPSNAKCQLAYSELTPVELAPTRITQLATEITAQTAPLALQRLYHAQALEYEKQENYPKAWQSFVASKQAISTEISYSSKQMTGYFQALGKLLDKPIDFAPEQTLAPVFIIGLPRSGTSLMEQILAQLSLQPLGETSILPQALRFSRDYDSNIQHISRAYEEAAAIEQYRLFTAQCFAGAQRFVDKQPFHFFFIDLLAKAFPRAKFVVMKRDRTDTCIANFRQLYQTNSPFHGYSYRMQDIQAMYDNTYAFLQDAAQKHPTQIKFVNYESLVEMPQAVMKEVCQFLELDWQDNALHFYKQGYYSATASKMQIRQPLNNASVGKYRNVYPI; translated from the coding sequence ATGACATCATACAATCAGATCCAAAGCTATATTCAACAGCGTCAATTTCAAGCGGCACATCAGGCATTAGTCGCTCGCATCAATACCAATGCCAACGATCACCACGCGTACGCCTTATTGGCCGAATTGAATATTACACTCGGTAATCTCAGTAAAGCGCTAAAAATTTACGACAAGTGCCTAAGTTTATTTCCATGCGCTCTTTACTCCCTAAGTGCAGCCAAACTTGCGCTTTTTACCCAAGCACCATTAGCGGCAAAGCGCTATATTCTGCATTTGCTGGGCAACACACAATTGTCGGGGTCAGAGCACGATACCCTCGCAAATATCTTACTGAGATTAAACCAATATACTGACGCTGGTTGGCATTTTAACCATGCCTATACATGCTCACCACACAGTCCTGAAATCGCGCTCAACTATGCAATGCATTTAAAGATGTCTGGTGAATTAGCACAAGCGCGGACGCTGCTTGCCTCTTTAGTGCAAACAAACCCAAGTAATGCAAAGTGCCAGTTAGCCTACTCAGAGCTTACTCCTGTAGAATTAGCACCGACTCGCATCACTCAGTTAGCAACTGAGATAACAGCGCAAACTGCGCCTCTTGCATTACAACGGCTTTACCATGCGCAGGCGCTCGAATACGAAAAGCAGGAAAATTATCCCAAGGCATGGCAAAGCTTTGTGGCCAGTAAACAAGCGATAAGTACTGAGATTTCCTATTCATCTAAACAAATGACTGGCTATTTTCAAGCACTTGGCAAACTTCTAGACAAGCCTATTGATTTTGCTCCAGAGCAAACGCTTGCACCTGTATTTATCATTGGGCTACCACGCTCAGGCACCAGTTTAATGGAGCAGATCTTAGCGCAATTGTCGCTACAACCGCTGGGAGAGACCAGTATATTGCCCCAAGCACTTAGATTTTCCCGTGACTACGACAGTAATATTCAACATATCAGCCGAGCCTATGAAGAGGCTGCCGCAATTGAGCAATACCGCCTCTTCACAGCGCAGTGTTTTGCTGGTGCTCAACGTTTTGTAGACAAACAACCATTTCATTTTTTCTTTATCGATTTGCTTGCAAAGGCGTTTCCACGCGCGAAATTTGTCGTGATGAAACGAGACAGAACAGATACTTGTATCGCAAACTTCCGTCAATTATATCAAACGAATAGCCCCTTTCATGGCTACTCATACCGGATGCAAGATATTCAAGCTATGTATGATAATACTTATGCGTTTTTGCAAGATGCCGCACAAAAACATCCGACTCAAATTAAATTTGTGAATTATGAATCGCTGGTAGAAATGCCTCAGGCTGTGATGAAGGAAGTCTGTCAATTTCTCGAGTTGGATTGGCAAGACAATGCACTTCACTTTTATAAGCAGGGTTATTACTCAGCGACAGCCAGCAAAATGCAGATCAGACAACCATTGAACAATGCAAGTGTGGGCAAATATCGAAATGTATACCCAATATAG
- a CDS encoding ACP phosphodiesterase: MNYLAHLYFAKPTAASHFGNLLGDFQKGVNIQALPKPVQLGLQTHRQVDKFTDSHSITKSAKQLFPPTRRRFAGIALDVLYDHFLIKHWQQYHGTSLDDFKRQSFSLLHDNLHIMPAHMQRVVSAMTHNDWFASYESVAGVGHALDNIAKRIRFQNQFGGSEVDIKKHYHRLESGFHTFFPQLVEHIRQQSIES; this comes from the coding sequence GTGAATTATTTGGCGCATTTGTACTTTGCCAAACCGACTGCCGCATCGCACTTTGGCAACTTGCTCGGTGACTTTCAAAAAGGCGTGAATATACAAGCACTACCTAAACCTGTGCAACTTGGTCTACAAACACATAGACAAGTCGATAAATTTACCGATAGCCACTCGATTACAAAATCCGCTAAACAACTTTTTCCGCCCACGCGTCGCCGTTTTGCAGGCATTGCACTGGATGTGTTATATGACCACTTTTTGATTAAACACTGGCAGCAATATCACGGCACCTCGCTTGACGACTTTAAACGTCAGAGCTTTTCCTTGCTTCACGATAACTTGCACATCATGCCTGCACACATGCAACGAGTCGTTAGCGCAATGACACACAATGATTGGTTTGCCAGCTACGAATCCGTAGCAGGTGTAGGTCATGCGCTCGATAACATCGCTAAACGTATTCGTTTTCAAAACCAATTTGGAGGCAGTGAAGTGGATATAAAAAAGCACTACCACCGACTTGAATCTGGATTTCACACCTTTTTTCCGCAGTTAGTTGAGCACATACGGCAGCAATCCATAGAGTCCTAA
- a CDS encoding rhodanese-like domain-containing protein encodes MKVDVSQYFAMKLACETDCADVYQAMLTGLQDFVLFDVRSNEAFAKSHVQGAVNMPSADISELTMAKYDKVTPIVVYCWGPGCNGATKAACKLAKMGYQVKEMIGGIHYWEDFERYPVNRRVSQAQS; translated from the coding sequence ATGAAAGTAGATGTATCACAGTATTTTGCAATGAAGCTGGCTTGCGAAACGGATTGTGCTGATGTTTATCAGGCGATGTTAACGGGACTGCAGGATTTTGTGCTATTTGATGTCAGGTCGAATGAAGCCTTTGCCAAAAGTCATGTTCAGGGCGCAGTCAATATGCCAAGCGCAGACATAAGCGAGCTGACGATGGCTAAGTATGACAAGGTTACGCCAATCGTGGTTTATTGTTGGGGTCCTGGGTGTAATGGCGCAACAAAGGCCGCCTGTAAGCTCGCAAAAATGGGCTATCAAGTAAAAGAGATGATAGGTGGTATTCATTACTGGGAGGATTTCGAGCGTTACCCCGTTAATCGCCGAGTATCTCAGGCACAAAGTTGA
- a CDS encoding helix-turn-helix transcriptional regulator, which produces MHKSERLFQLVDLLKGRRLAVTAKSLADHFTVSERTIYRDIQDLQSSGVPIEGEAGVGYIIGDYPLPPMMFSYDELTALLLGSKMVGAWTDPELSAHAKAAIAKIEAVLPAHLKQQHDHSPYLVSSFKHGPQQQSFSATLRLAIAAKQCVQLEYQDVAKQQTQRIIEPLGLVYWGGKWTLVAFCQLRSDYREFRLDRITAIHKSERTFTVSPDKNLSHYVELVKAKYAEEIAQHQCQAPDKSSN; this is translated from the coding sequence GTGCATAAATCAGAACGTCTCTTTCAGTTAGTGGATCTGCTCAAGGGTCGACGATTAGCGGTTACCGCTAAATCATTGGCCGATCACTTTACGGTATCTGAGCGTACGATTTATCGCGATATTCAGGACTTACAAAGTTCTGGCGTGCCAATTGAGGGGGAAGCAGGTGTCGGCTATATCATTGGTGACTACCCTCTGCCCCCTATGATGTTTAGCTATGATGAACTCACCGCATTATTACTTGGCAGTAAAATGGTTGGAGCATGGACGGATCCCGAACTAAGCGCACATGCAAAAGCGGCCATTGCCAAAATAGAGGCCGTGCTACCCGCTCACCTCAAACAACAGCATGATCACTCCCCTTATTTGGTTTCGAGTTTTAAACACGGACCACAACAACAATCCTTTAGCGCTACACTTAGGCTGGCCATTGCGGCTAAGCAGTGTGTACAACTTGAATATCAAGACGTTGCAAAGCAACAAACCCAGCGTATTATCGAGCCACTCGGATTGGTTTATTGGGGTGGAAAGTGGACGCTGGTCGCATTTTGTCAGCTCCGCAGTGATTACCGTGAATTTCGCTTGGACCGTATCACCGCGATACATAAAAGTGAGCGGACCTTTACCGTAAGTCCTGATAAAAACCTCAGCCATTACGTTGAACTAGTCAAGGCCAAATACGCCGAAGAAATTGCACAGCACCAATGCCAAGCGCCTGATAAAAGTAGCAACTAA